The following proteins come from a genomic window of bacterium:
- the rplT gene encoding 50S ribosomal protein L20 encodes MPRTTNAPVTRRRHKKVLKRAKGFVGGRSRLFRTANETVKRAQRFAFRDRKAKKRVFRSLWITRINAALEGAGLSYSKFISGLKKAKVELDRKIMAEIAASDSKAFKEIVKLAKSGLK; translated from the coding sequence ATGCCAAGAACGACAAATGCGCCAGTTACGCGAAGACGGCATAAAAAAGTTTTAAAGCGCGCTAAAGGTTTTGTAGGAGGCAGAAGCAGGCTCTTCAGAACCGCAAATGAAACAGTGAAGAGAGCTCAGAGGTTTGCTTTTAGAGATAGAAAAGCCAAAAAGAGGGTTTTCCGTTCGCTTTGGATAACCAGGATTAATGCGGCGCTTGAGGGCGCCGGCCTCTCTTACAGTAAGTTTATATCAGGCCTCAAGAAAGCGAAAGTTGAGCTCGACCGGAAAATCATGGCCGAGATTGCGGCCAGTGACAGCAAAGCGTTTAAAGAGATAGTAAAATTGGCTAAAAGTGGTTTAAAATAA
- the thrS gene encoding threonine--tRNA ligase — translation MEALRHSTSHVMAQAVMKLFPETKLAIGPAIEDGFYYDFEIGRSVTPEDLIKIEKEMTREIAAGHKFESYELSKPEAIEYFKKHNQPYKVELIESLAEDKVSLYKHGDFVDLCKGPHVKSAGEIKAFKLLKVAGAYWRGDENNKMLQRIYGTAFHSAEELDEYLKNLEEAKKRDHRKIGKDLDLFSIQDSIGPGLVLWHPKGALIRKEIEDFWKNEHLKAGYELVNTPHMALLDLWNTSGHLGFYKENMFAPMEIDEFKYEIKPMNCPFHIAIYKNTMHSYRDFPIRWAELGTVYRYERRGVLHGLIRVRGFTQDDAHIFCLDSQLESEIIKIIDFVVYILSTFGFKHYDVCLSTRPDKYVGTAENWDKATKALKNALEKKQIPYKVDAGEGVFYGPKIDIKIKDVMKRAHQCSTIQVDFNLPERFDVKYIGEDGKEHRPIMIHRALMGSLERFFGVLIEHYGGDFPLWLAPVQVEIITVSDRHNEYALKIKDTFCKNGLRSNLNPKNEKMGAKIRAAQLQKIPYMVIVGDNEVEKKLISFRARNGEKQNDIGLDDFIGKLKEEINSKK, via the coding sequence TTGGAAGCTCTTAGGCATAGTACCTCTCATGTAATGGCTCAAGCCGTAATGAAACTTTTTCCCGAAACCAAGCTGGCTATAGGTCCGGCTATCGAAGACGGTTTCTACTATGATTTTGAAATCGGGAGAAGCGTTACCCCCGAAGACCTGATAAAAATAGAGAAGGAAATGACGCGGGAAATAGCGGCCGGCCATAAATTCGAGAGTTATGAGCTAAGCAAACCGGAAGCGATAGAATATTTTAAAAAACATAACCAGCCTTATAAAGTTGAACTGATAGAATCCCTGGCGGAAGATAAAGTATCGCTGTACAAACACGGCGATTTTGTGGACCTGTGCAAGGGGCCTCATGTCAAATCAGCGGGTGAAATAAAAGCATTCAAACTTCTTAAAGTCGCAGGCGCTTACTGGAGAGGAGACGAAAACAATAAGATGCTCCAGAGAATTTACGGCACGGCATTCCATAGCGCTGAAGAATTGGATGAATACCTTAAAAACCTGGAAGAAGCGAAAAAGAGAGACCACAGAAAAATAGGCAAAGACCTTGACCTGTTCAGCATACAGGATTCAATAGGCCCGGGTCTCGTGCTTTGGCATCCCAAAGGGGCTTTAATCAGGAAAGAGATAGAAGATTTCTGGAAAAATGAACATCTTAAAGCCGGATATGAACTTGTCAACACCCCTCATATGGCTTTACTGGATTTGTGGAACACGAGCGGGCACCTCGGTTTCTATAAGGAAAATATGTTCGCTCCTATGGAAATAGATGAATTCAAATATGAAATTAAACCTATGAACTGCCCGTTTCATATCGCCATTTATAAAAATACGATGCATAGCTACAGGGATTTTCCCATAAGGTGGGCTGAACTCGGAACGGTTTACAGATATGAAAGAAGAGGGGTTTTGCACGGACTTATAAGAGTCCGCGGTTTTACGCAGGATGATGCCCATATATTCTGTCTCGATTCGCAGTTGGAGTCCGAGATAATAAAAATCATAGATTTTGTGGTATATATCCTCTCTACATTCGGTTTCAAACATTACGATGTATGCCTTTCCACCAGGCCTGATAAATATGTCGGAACCGCAGAAAACTGGGATAAAGCCACTAAAGCATTGAAAAATGCCCTGGAGAAAAAGCAGATTCCATATAAGGTTGATGCCGGTGAAGGTGTGTTCTACGGCCCAAAGATAGATATAAAAATTAAGGATGTAATGAAAAGGGCTCATCAATGCAGCACTATACAGGTGGATTTTAACCTTCCCGAAAGGTTTGATGTTAAATATATAGGTGAGGACGGGAAAGAACACAGACCGATAATGATACACAGGGCTCTCATGGGTTCTCTGGAGAGGTTTTTCGGTGTTCTTATCGAGCATTACGGAGGAGATTTTCCCCTGTGGCTTGCCCCCGTGCAGGTTGAAATAATAACCGTGTCTGACAGACATAATGAGTATGCATTGAAAATAAAAGATACTTTTTGTAAAAACGGGTTAAGGTCTAATTTGAATCCGAAAAATGAAAAAATGGGCGCTAAAATCAGGGCAGCTCAACTGCAGAAAATACCTTATATGGTTATAGTGGGCGATAACGAAGTTGAAAAAAAACTTATTTCCTTCAGGGCGAGAAACGGGGAAAAGCAAAATGATATAGGTTTGGACGATTTTATCGGTAAGCTTAAGGAAGAAATAAACAGTAAAAAGTAA
- a CDS encoding replication-associated recombination protein A: MELFESQKKEKLEKARPLADRLRPKSLSEIVGQSHLVSEGKILWRAIQSDNFSSIIFFGPPGCGKTALGYLIANLTRRHYYSLNAVMANVNDIRRITSEAKNRIEREGKKTILFVDEIHRFNKVQQDALLPDVEKGIISIVGATVMNPFFSVIPPLLSRSLVFELKKLDKPDINRIIRNALSDKEKGFGNIEVDLDEDALDFLSGSTDGDARKALNALEIAVLTTEPEKGKIKITRGIIEDSLQKKHVLYDSTGDGHYDTVSAFIKSMRGSDPDAAVYWLAKLLYSGEDPMFVARRIVICASEDIGNADPLALVVAQSAADAVNFIGMPEAKIILAQAVIYVASAQKSNASCMAVSNAWKDIEENGEIFEVPAHLKDSSYKSSSKLGRGKGYKYPHSFPGHYVKQEYLPGRKNYYQPSENGYEKKISERLKKWKTESKG; the protein is encoded by the coding sequence ATGGAATTATTTGAATCTCAGAAAAAAGAAAAATTAGAAAAAGCGCGTCCACTAGCGGATAGACTCAGGCCGAAAAGTCTCAGTGAGATAGTCGGCCAAAGCCATTTAGTATCTGAAGGAAAAATACTGTGGCGCGCTATCCAATCCGATAATTTTTCCTCTATAATATTTTTTGGGCCTCCCGGCTGCGGGAAAACGGCGCTCGGTTACCTGATTGCAAACCTTACACGGCGACACTATTACAGTCTTAACGCTGTAATGGCCAATGTGAATGATATCCGCAGGATTACATCCGAAGCAAAAAACAGGATAGAAAGAGAAGGAAAAAAGACCATACTTTTTGTTGATGAAATACACAGGTTCAATAAGGTGCAGCAGGATGCCCTGCTTCCTGATGTTGAGAAGGGAATAATATCTATTGTGGGCGCAACGGTCATGAACCCGTTTTTTTCCGTTATACCTCCGCTGCTGTCGAGATCGCTTGTGTTCGAACTTAAAAAACTGGATAAACCGGATATAAACAGGATTATTCGAAATGCGCTTTCCGATAAAGAAAAGGGATTCGGCAATATTGAGGTTGATTTGGATGAAGATGCTCTTGATTTTTTATCCGGCTCTACTGACGGGGACGCGAGAAAAGCCCTTAATGCCCTTGAGATTGCGGTTTTAACTACAGAACCCGAAAAAGGAAAGATAAAAATAACAAGGGGGATAATAGAGGATTCCCTGCAGAAAAAGCATGTTTTATACGACAGCACCGGGGACGGACACTACGATACTGTATCGGCGTTTATAAAAAGCATGAGGGGAAGCGACCCTGATGCCGCCGTGTACTGGCTGGCAAAATTGCTTTACTCGGGGGAAGACCCGATGTTCGTTGCCAGAAGAATAGTGATCTGCGCAAGCGAGGATATCGGCAATGCCGATCCTCTGGCCCTCGTGGTTGCCCAGTCGGCCGCGGATGCGGTTAACTTTATAGGTATGCCTGAAGCAAAAATTATCTTGGCCCAGGCCGTTATTTATGTCGCTTCGGCGCAGAAAAGCAACGCTTCCTGCATGGCTGTGTCGAATGCATGGAAAGACATTGAAGAAAACGGGGAAATATTCGAAGTGCCGGCGCATTTGAAAGATTCAAGCTATAAATCCTCATCAAAGCTGGGGCGCGGAAAAGGGTATAAATATCCGCATTCATTCCCGGGCCATTATGTAAAGCAGGAGTATTTACCCGGGAGAAAAAATTATTATCAGCCGTCTGAAAACGGATATGAGAAAAAAATATCGGAGCGGTTAAAAAAGTGGAAAACAGAATCAAAAGGCTGA
- the rny gene encoding ribonuclease Y, whose amino-acid sequence MFEMIKEQIIAVSLIFIVALFFGYLLRILISKLQKNSYEQQARKIVDNAEKEANTKKKEARIEAKEEMHRAMSEFEKEAKERKQELLTLEKRVIQKEENLDRKVDFIDKKDAELKRKEQSINDRDVHLKEQVKKMETLMEEQKTKLQQISGLSKEEAKKILLSSLEDEIRHEAAALIRRVETETKDKSEKEAKKIISLAIQRCAADHVSETTISTVSLPNDEMKGRIIGREGRNIRALEAATGVDVIIDDTPEAVILSGFDNIRKEIARISLERLIVDGRIHPARIEEMVEKVKKEIDEQIREAGEQIAFDIGIHGLHQEEIRLLGRLKYRTSYGQNVYDHSKEVASIMGVMASELGIDVQLAKRAGLLHDLGKAVDHEVEGSHAQIGADLAKKFNEKEVVINAIAAHHGDEDPKSVIAILVQAADAISAARPGARSETLEVYIKRLEKLEEIANSFRGVEKSYAIQAGREIRVMVEPDKVDDSEAVLLARNITKKIQDELEYPGQVKVTVIRETRAVEYAK is encoded by the coding sequence ATGTTTGAAATGATAAAGGAACAGATAATAGCGGTATCACTGATATTTATTGTAGCTTTATTTTTCGGATATCTGCTGAGAATATTGATCTCAAAATTACAGAAGAACAGTTATGAACAGCAGGCCCGGAAGATAGTTGATAACGCTGAGAAAGAAGCCAATACCAAGAAAAAAGAAGCGAGAATAGAAGCCAAAGAAGAGATGCACAGGGCCATGTCTGAATTTGAAAAAGAGGCAAAGGAAAGAAAACAGGAGCTTCTGACACTTGAAAAAAGAGTCATACAGAAAGAAGAAAACCTGGACAGAAAGGTTGATTTCATTGACAAGAAGGACGCGGAGTTAAAAAGGAAGGAACAATCGATAAATGACAGGGATGTACACCTGAAAGAACAGGTAAAAAAGATGGAAACCCTGATGGAAGAACAAAAAACCAAATTGCAGCAGATCTCGGGTTTAAGCAAAGAAGAGGCGAAAAAAATATTGCTTTCAAGCCTGGAGGACGAAATCAGGCATGAAGCGGCGGCTCTGATAAGGAGAGTTGAAACCGAAACAAAGGATAAATCAGAGAAGGAAGCAAAAAAAATAATCAGCCTTGCGATACAGCGATGCGCGGCAGACCATGTTTCGGAAACGACGATATCTACAGTTTCTCTTCCCAACGATGAAATGAAAGGCAGGATTATAGGAAGGGAAGGAAGAAACATAAGGGCGCTTGAAGCCGCGACGGGTGTCGATGTTATTATTGATGACACTCCCGAAGCGGTAATTCTTTCGGGTTTTGATAATATAAGGAAGGAAATTGCCAGAATATCCCTTGAGAGGTTAATTGTTGACGGCAGGATCCATCCGGCAAGAATTGAAGAAATGGTTGAGAAGGTTAAAAAGGAAATAGACGAACAGATACGCGAAGCCGGAGAACAAATCGCGTTTGATATAGGAATACACGGTCTCCATCAGGAAGAGATACGTTTGTTGGGACGATTAAAGTACAGGACAAGCTACGGACAGAACGTTTACGACCACTCTAAAGAAGTAGCTTCAATTATGGGAGTTATGGCTTCCGAGCTCGGCATAGATGTGCAGCTTGCGAAAAGAGCGGGATTACTGCATGATCTCGGCAAAGCTGTTGACCATGAAGTAGAAGGTTCTCATGCCCAGATAGGCGCGGACCTTGCTAAGAAATTCAATGAAAAGGAAGTTGTAATAAATGCTATCGCGGCTCACCATGGCGATGAAGATCCTAAATCCGTGATTGCGATACTTGTACAGGCCGCAGACGCTATTTCAGCCGCAAGACCGGGCGCAAGATCGGAAACGCTTGAAGTGTATATCAAGAGGCTGGAAAAACTTGAAGAGATTGCGAATTCATTCAGAGGCGTTGAGAAATCGTATGCGATACAGGCCGGAAGGGAAATCAGGGTTATGGTAGAACCGGATAAAGTCGATGATTCCGAAGCCGTCCTGCTTGCCAGAAATATTACCAAAAAGATTCAGGATGAACTTGAATATCCCGGACAGGTTAAAGTAACGGTTATCAGGGAAACGAGAGCAGTTGAATACGCGAAATAG
- the rpmI gene encoding 50S ribosomal protein L35, which produces MPKVKSKKSAVKRFKKTATGKILYARANAGHLMRKKNSGKRRKLRRSDTLVSKEQRKISKML; this is translated from the coding sequence ATGCCAAAGGTAAAATCAAAGAAATCTGCTGTTAAACGTTTTAAAAAGACAGCTACGGGCAAAATTTTGTATGCCAGGGCTAATGCCGGGCATTTAATGAGGAAAAAAAACAGCGGTAAAAGAAGAAAGTTAAGAAGGTCGGATACCTTAGTTTCAAAAGAACAGAGAAAGATATCAAAGATGTTATAA
- a CDS encoding 5-formyltetrahydrofolate cyclo-ligase has protein sequence MENRIKRLRVWITSLKGRISVDRENASREICGKLEQDSHYKNASNVLLFSSLKDEVNTEMLVKNALSSGKNVFLPCCDKKSGNMMIGKIGPDDKLLLGAYGIYEPKTENCSHGSSAGIEVVVLPGTAFDLKGNRIGRGKGYYDRFLKKIDKRAFRIGVAFDFQLLNDIGGREHDEPVNLILTEKRTIKIV, from the coding sequence GTGGAAAACAGAATCAAAAGGCTGAGGGTTTGGATAACCTCTTTAAAAGGCAGAATATCTGTAGACAGGGAAAATGCATCGCGGGAAATTTGCGGCAAACTGGAACAGGACAGTCATTATAAGAACGCGTCTAATGTTCTGCTGTTCAGTTCGTTGAAAGATGAAGTGAATACGGAAATGCTTGTTAAGAACGCATTGTCTTCGGGAAAAAATGTTTTTTTGCCGTGTTGTGACAAAAAAAGCGGGAATATGATGATAGGAAAAATCGGCCCGGACGATAAGCTTTTGTTGGGCGCATATGGTATTTATGAGCCTAAAACAGAAAACTGTTCTCACGGCTCTTCCGCTGGTATCGAAGTCGTGGTTTTGCCGGGGACAGCGTTTGATTTGAAAGGGAACAGGATAGGGAGAGGGAAAGGTTATTACGACAGGTTTCTGAAAAAAATCGATAAACGCGCTTTCAGGATAGGAGTGGCGTTTGATTTTCAGTTATTAAATGATATAGGCGGAAGAGAGCATGATGAACCTGTGAATTTAATACTTACGGAGAAGAGAACCATAAAAATCGTTTAA
- the pheS gene encoding phenylalanine--tRNA ligase subunit alpha → MDKNLEAIKQVSLEDIKKSEDLKDLDSVRIKYLGKKGRIAALMELFKSLPPSEKPLFGKKINSIKNDIQSAMELKKKSLEDKEQKSSSSGFLDVTMPGIARKTGAAHPITQTINEVITIFRRMGFSIADGPDVETEFNNFDALNTPENHPSRDIQDTFYLENGNLLRTQTSPVQIRIMKKVKPPVRIIAPGRVYRNDTPDATHGHTFHQIEGLYVDKNVSFADLKGVLHNSARQLLGNDVKIRFRPHFFPFTEPSVEYDFSCVICKGKGCKVCKNSGWLEISGAGMVDPRVYKNVGYNPDEYTGYAFGMGIERIAMIKFGIDDLRLLYENDIRFLRNLK, encoded by the coding sequence ATGGATAAAAATCTTGAAGCGATAAAACAGGTATCATTAGAGGATATAAAAAAATCCGAAGATTTAAAGGATCTTGATTCGGTAAGAATTAAATATCTGGGCAAAAAAGGCCGGATTGCCGCCCTGATGGAACTGTTTAAAAGCCTTCCTCCGAGTGAAAAGCCTCTTTTCGGCAAAAAAATAAATTCCATTAAAAATGATATTCAGTCAGCGATGGAGCTGAAGAAAAAATCCCTTGAAGACAAAGAGCAAAAAAGTTCATCTTCGGGATTTCTGGATGTCACCATGCCCGGAATTGCCAGGAAAACAGGCGCCGCGCATCCGATAACCCAGACTATCAATGAAGTCATAACTATTTTCAGGAGAATGGGTTTTTCCATAGCTGACGGGCCTGATGTTGAAACAGAATTTAATAATTTCGATGCGCTGAATACGCCTGAAAACCATCCTTCGCGAGATATACAGGATACTTTTTATCTTGAGAACGGTAATCTGCTCAGGACCCAGACTTCTCCCGTGCAGATAAGGATAATGAAAAAGGTCAAGCCTCCCGTCAGAATCATCGCTCCGGGCAGAGTTTATAGAAATGACACACCGGATGCAACACACGGACATACTTTTCACCAGATAGAAGGGCTTTATGTGGATAAAAATGTATCATTTGCGGACCTTAAGGGAGTATTGCATAATTCCGCGAGACAGCTTCTTGGGAATGATGTGAAAATAAGGTTCAGGCCTCACTTCTTCCCGTTTACCGAGCCCAGCGTTGAATATGATTTTTCATGTGTTATATGTAAGGGAAAGGGCTGCAAAGTGTGTAAAAATTCCGGTTGGCTTGAAATTTCCGGAGCGGGTATGGTGGACCCGAGAGTGTATAAAAATGTAGGCTATAACCCGGATGAATATACCGGATATGCTTTCGGTATGGGCATAGAAAGAATTGCTATGATTAAGTTTGGGATAGACGATTTAAGGCTGTTATACGAGAATGATATAAGGTTTTTAAGGAATTTAAAATGA
- the pheT gene encoding phenylalanine--tRNA ligase subunit beta, which translates to MKFPYSWLKRHINIDMEASELSDMLTMSGTKVEQVSEPPVLKGLIVAEILEVSRHPNADKLSLCRINTGSREITVVCGAKNMKKGDKAVFASAGTVLPDGTKLKKAVIRGVESDGMLCSENEIGLGKDHSGIIILEDSAETGSDASKYLNVDTVFELEITPNRPDCLSVMGVAREIAAVKNMELLKQDFKLAESDEKAPDAFTVMIEDKNKCPFYSARVIKGVGIGESPAWLKNYLKNSGIRPINNVVDVTNFILLDMGHPLHAFDMDLLEGKNIIVRAAKKNEKITTIDGVERNLDGKVLVIADKKRPVALAGVMGGQNSEISADTKDILLESAYFDPAEIRNTSKKFILTSESSYRFERGADIGIVVKALDRAAAMIAELAGGTVLKGILKDGTQERENPVIPCRVEKANKLLGMQLSANEISDIFRRLEIEVLSEDRNSIKIKTPTFRTDITEEADLFEEIARIYGYDAIDENLPKSRIVVDGNYLETDILAKIGESLRASGCSETMAFSFVGARDLENCGFSKEKSLKIKNPQNEELMYLRTSILPGMMKTLNYNLNRDAKNLKLYEFGKIYFPSAETDSGSREILTLGIAITGFRYDSRWIEGSQNVNFFDIKGIVENVLDSLRIKNAEYDLHNSVTFRKGNAAFIKISDAPVASLGELDKDFCHKYGIEQTVFYCELDVSEIIKYYSRFKKYIPFSRFPAVKRDIALILDENLTYSNVLEAVAKEKTGLIENIEVFDLYKGKQIPDNKKSLGISVTYRSENSTLTDKEVDELHNKLVNRWIKELKCSIRDF; encoded by the coding sequence ATGAAATTTCCATATAGTTGGCTTAAAAGACATATAAATATCGATATGGAGGCATCAGAGCTTTCCGATATGCTTACTATGTCAGGCACAAAAGTAGAGCAGGTATCCGAGCCGCCGGTATTAAAAGGTCTGATTGTTGCCGAAATACTTGAAGTCAGCAGGCATCCGAATGCCGATAAGCTTTCTTTATGCCGGATAAATACAGGGAGCAGGGAAATTACTGTTGTATGCGGCGCAAAAAACATGAAAAAAGGGGATAAGGCTGTATTTGCTTCAGCCGGTACGGTTTTACCCGACGGGACAAAACTCAAGAAGGCGGTTATCAGAGGTGTCGAATCCGATGGTATGTTATGTTCCGAAAATGAGATTGGGTTGGGCAAAGACCATTCCGGCATTATTATTCTTGAAGATTCCGCCGAGACCGGGTCTGATGCGTCGAAGTATTTGAATGTTGACACGGTTTTTGAATTGGAAATCACACCTAACAGGCCCGATTGCCTCAGTGTTATGGGGGTTGCGAGAGAAATCGCCGCGGTTAAGAACATGGAACTTCTGAAGCAGGACTTTAAGCTTGCCGAATCCGATGAGAAAGCCCCGGATGCGTTTACAGTTATGATAGAAGACAAAAACAAGTGTCCTTTTTATTCGGCAAGGGTTATAAAGGGTGTTGGGATTGGAGAATCTCCCGCCTGGCTTAAAAACTATTTAAAAAATTCAGGCATAAGGCCTATCAACAATGTGGTCGATGTTACAAATTTTATCCTCCTGGATATGGGGCATCCCCTGCATGCCTTCGATATGGATCTGCTTGAAGGGAAAAATATAATTGTAAGGGCAGCGAAGAAAAACGAAAAAATCACAACGATAGACGGAGTTGAAAGAAATCTGGATGGGAAAGTGCTTGTAATAGCCGATAAAAAAAGACCGGTTGCTTTAGCGGGTGTTATGGGCGGACAGAATTCCGAGATAAGCGCGGATACAAAGGATATTTTGCTTGAAAGCGCGTATTTTGATCCCGCAGAGATAAGGAATACGTCTAAAAAGTTTATCCTGACATCCGAGTCTTCATACAGGTTTGAACGGGGCGCCGATATCGGTATTGTAGTGAAGGCTCTTGACAGGGCCGCTGCCATGATAGCGGAACTTGCGGGGGGGACGGTCCTAAAGGGGATTCTTAAAGACGGTACCCAGGAAAGAGAAAATCCGGTAATTCCCTGCAGGGTCGAGAAGGCCAACAAATTGCTCGGAATGCAGCTTTCGGCGAACGAAATATCTGATATTTTCAGAAGGCTGGAAATTGAGGTGCTGAGCGAGGACCGGAACAGCATTAAAATAAAAACTCCGACATTCAGGACTGATATTACTGAAGAGGCCGACCTTTTCGAAGAAATAGCCAGGATATACGGATATGACGCTATAGATGAAAATCTGCCGAAGTCCAGAATAGTTGTCGACGGGAATTATCTTGAAACGGATATTCTTGCGAAAATAGGGGAAAGCCTGAGAGCTTCAGGCTGCTCTGAAACGATGGCGTTTAGTTTTGTCGGCGCCAGGGATCTGGAAAATTGCGGTTTTTCGAAGGAGAAATCTTTAAAGATAAAGAATCCGCAGAATGAGGAACTTATGTATTTAAGGACATCCATTCTGCCGGGCATGATGAAAACGCTCAATTATAATCTTAACAGGGACGCGAAAAATCTGAAACTGTATGAGTTCGGGAAGATTTATTTCCCTTCCGCTGAAACTGATTCGGGTTCCAGGGAAATTTTGACATTGGGTATTGCTATAACAGGTTTCAGATATGACAGCCGCTGGATTGAAGGCAGCCAGAACGTCAATTTCTTCGATATTAAAGGTATTGTTGAAAATGTTCTGGATTCTCTGAGGATAAAAAACGCCGAATATGATTTGCATAATTCAGTTACTTTCAGAAAGGGCAATGCGGCTTTCATAAAGATCAGTGATGCGCCTGTCGCTTCTCTGGGAGAATTAGATAAGGATTTCTGCCATAAGTACGGAATCGAGCAAACAGTTTTTTATTGCGAGCTGGATGTTTCGGAAATAATAAAATATTACAGCCGGTTTAAAAAATATATTCCTTTTTCCAGGTTTCCGGCCGTTAAAAGGGATATAGCTCTTATTTTGGATGAAAACCTGACTTACAGTAACGTGCTGGAAGCGGTAGCTAAGGAAAAAACAGGGTTAATCGAGAATATTGAGGTTTTTGATTTATATAAGGGGAAGCAGATACCGGACAATAAAAAGAGTCTGGGTATTTCAGTAACTTACAGATCGGAAAATTCTACACTTACGGATAAGGAGGTAGATGAATTACACAATAAATTGGTGAACAGGTGGATAAAAGAGTTAAAATGCAGTATAAGGGATTTTTAA
- a CDS encoding cell division protein ZapA, which produces MSTGNMVKVKIYGTEYPIVGDVDRDRIVKVAAVVDKKMNELAKDSPGMPIAKLAILSCLNFVDEIMKNSIKIEQAEQKVNRIISILDSKSVK; this is translated from the coding sequence TTGAGCACAGGTAATATGGTAAAAGTTAAAATTTACGGGACAGAATATCCCATAGTAGGGGATGTTGACAGGGATCGCATTGTTAAGGTTGCAGCGGTTGTTGACAAGAAGATGAATGAACTTGCGAAAGATAGTCCTGGTATGCCGATTGCGAAACTTGCAATTCTTTCATGCCTGAACTTTGTTGATGAAATTATGAAGAATAGCATTAAAATTGAACAGGCTGAACAGAAAGTTAACAGGATTATCTCTATTCTTGATTCAAAATCAGTAAAGTAA
- the infC gene encoding translation initiation factor IF-3, with product MNRDFIRVNEKIRVPEVRLIDYDGKQVGIVKTDEARQIAMSRKLDLVEVASEAKPPVCRIMDFGKYRYEQTKREKQAKKKQQSIKIKEIKIRPGIDNHDYMVKINHLTEFLEKGCKVKITLMYRGREMSHKEMGRSLIDRLVEDVKGRGAVEMKPKEMGRFVTMVIGPTKTS from the coding sequence ATAAACAGAGATTTTATCAGGGTAAATGAAAAAATTCGGGTTCCCGAAGTCCGTTTGATAGATTATGACGGCAAACAGGTTGGTATTGTGAAAACTGACGAAGCGAGGCAGATTGCCATGTCAAGAAAGTTGGATTTGGTTGAAGTTGCCTCGGAAGCAAAGCCTCCGGTATGCCGGATAATGGATTTTGGGAAATACCGCTACGAACAGACTAAAAGGGAAAAACAGGCAAAGAAAAAACAGCAATCCATAAAAATTAAGGAAATTAAGATAAGGCCGGGTATAGACAACCATGATTATATGGTTAAAATCAACCACCTGACGGAATTTCTTGAAAAAGGATGCAAGGTTAAGATAACGCTGATGTACAGGGGCAGAGAAATGTCCCATAAGGAAATGGGAAGAAGTTTGATTGACAGGCTGGTTGAGGATGTCAAGGGTCGCGGCGCCGTTGAAATGAAACCCAAAGAGATGGGAAGATTTGTAACAATGGTCATCGGACCCACTAAAACTTCGTAA